One window from the genome of Pseudomonas fluorescens encodes:
- a CDS encoding response regulator: MDCTTLLLIDDHPLFRKGLAQLFGASDDFEVVGQAASGREGINLAVSLAPQQVLLDLHMPGLSGLQVLDELRQLRLDCQVVVLTASMDRAELLTALRLGASGYVLKETEPDALLDYMRNCHKGAIVLDSTLIALLADQGESMPRPAYDSAPLDTGNLTEREGQTLALIAAGMSNKQIGRELGISDGTVKIYVRNLLQKLNLHSRLELAAWVHNGTSMRHEERH, translated from the coding sequence ATGGACTGCACGACCTTATTACTGATCGATGATCACCCGTTGTTCCGCAAGGGACTGGCACAGCTGTTCGGTGCCAGTGACGACTTCGAAGTGGTGGGGCAGGCCGCCAGTGGCCGCGAAGGCATCAACCTGGCCGTGAGCCTGGCGCCACAGCAGGTTTTGCTTGATCTGCACATGCCCGGTTTGAGCGGTTTGCAGGTGCTCGACGAACTGCGTCAGTTGCGCCTCGATTGCCAGGTGGTGGTGCTCACCGCATCGATGGATCGCGCCGAACTGTTGACCGCCCTGCGCCTGGGGGCCAGTGGTTATGTGCTCAAGGAAACCGAGCCTGATGCGTTGTTGGACTACATGCGCAATTGCCACAAGGGTGCGATCGTTCTGGATTCAACCCTGATTGCGCTGCTGGCCGATCAGGGCGAGTCGATGCCCCGGCCTGCGTACGATTCGGCCCCGCTCGACACCGGCAACCTGACCGAGCGCGAGGGGCAGACCCTGGCCCTGATCGCCGCTGGCATGAGCAATAAACAGATCGGCCGGGAACTGGGGATCAGCGATGGCACGGTCAAAATCTATGTGAGAAATCTGTTGCAGAAGCTCAACCTGCACTCGCGCCTGGAGCTGGCGGCGTGGGTGCACAACGGCACATCGATGAGACACGAGGAGCGTCATTAG